A single genomic interval of Hydractinia symbiolongicarpus strain clone_291-10 chromosome 8, HSymV2.1, whole genome shotgun sequence harbors:
- the LOC130654122 gene encoding ubiquitin carboxyl-terminal hydrolase 4-like isoform X2 has protein sequence MLSTYFVRNGKLLSMSCFLCIVLFKLVVVMTVTEDNVLCDDQVIINDNTGVDINGDVDLQSDTAENIPSFQEQAKLIKSSIEETLVTGDTWYLLDIGWYKKWKQYVALAQIKKDNNEHPGPIDNSPLHQTGKSELKEGLLEGRDYKLISQTGWDHLVQWYSLSPEQEPIARKVVEHGLYIKETKVEVYLIELTLSTFRDLERVEIYNFSKANTIADAVEKTKRLFNIDANEDVRVWIKFMSNTYELLIKLENTLQDSSIKSGQMLVLEQKDDKGDWPRQTRSRSLSSSSGMNISTAADSGIGNRPSTISTVSYSPFSSSHGGRQRFMSTKPGLCGLNNIGNTCFMNSTLQCLSNTTPLTKFFLSNTYKHELNPTNPLGMHGNIAEAYADLIHNIWSGQNNSITPRQFKMEVGRFAPRFSGYQQQDSHELLAFLLDGLHEDLNRVKQKPYIELKDDEGRPDEVVAAEAWKNHSKRNDSIIVDYFHGQFKSTVACPVCEKKSVTFDPFCYLSLPLPIKKERNHTITFVSLDSLKKPLRVKVTVPKLGCISDLINSIAKLTGTDPDKLIVTDVCNSTFHKRFSVRDSLSQITERGHIFVYEIPFKVSNGDNEELLVLPVYLREIKKNTHQYSSSNYTHFFGTPLLVPVPRTSTTIDDLYQIILRAMRRFVQIPTPDETEENERDSEKDTEINIENEDEAMEEVEEESDNEAKIKQETLEKEDADDTAQSEKPAKKLNRLFEIKIVNSNGSHDFQTLKYTDKEPIKLNSKIYFAIDWKPTVKKTHYNGTLAKEVDYHPSVHAVPEARKTIQLKDCLELFLQQEKLGEEDPWYCPQCKEHRQAFKKFDLWSLPKILVIHLKRFSYNRYWRDKLDALVNFPITQLDLTDYVINKKHGRAVYDLHAVSNHYGGMGGGHYTAYGINCYDGQWYYFDDSSVSSSDASSSVSKAAYVLFYTRRDDPDNEMMNTSELLTDDPDVFENDGEENM, from the exons ATGTTGTCGACGTACTTTGTACGGAACGGTAAACTTCTTTCCATGAGTTGCTTTCTTTGCATTGTATT atttAAATTAGTTGTTGTTATGACTGTGACTGAAGACAATGTACTTTGTGATGATCAAGTAATTATCAATGATAACACAGGTGTTGATATAAATGGAGATGTGGACTTGCAAAGTGATACTGCAGAAAACATACCAAGTTTTCAGGAACAAGCAAAACTGATCAAAAGCTCAATAGAGGAAACACTTGTTACGGGAGACACATG GTATCTTCTTGACATTGGCTGGTACAAGAAATGGAAGCAATATGTTGCGTTAgcacaaattaaaaaagataacaatgaGCATCCGGGTCCTATTGATAACAGTCCTTTGCATCAAACTG GAAAATCAGAGTTGAAAGAAGGTCTCTTAGAAGGTAGAGATTACAAACTGATTTCACAAACTGGGTGGGATCACTTAGTGCAGTGGTATTCACTATCACCTGAGCAAGAACCTATTGCAAGAAAGGTTGTTGAGCATGGTCTttacataaaagaaacaaaagttGAAGTTTATCTGATTGAGCTGACACTTAGTACATTCAGAGATTTGGAAAGGGTTGAAATATACAACTTTAGTAAAGCTAACACAATAG CTGATGCTGTCGAAAAAACAAAACGTTTATTTAACATTGATGCAAATGAAGATGTCAGAGTTTGGATCAAGTTCATGTCAAATACATATGAACTACTAATTAAACTTGAAAATACATTACAAGATAGTAGTATTAAAAGTGGACAG ATGCTTGTCCTGGAACAGAAAGATGATAAAGGTGACTGGCCAAGACAAACAAGATCCAG GTCATTGTCATCATCATCTGGAAtgaat ATTTCAACAGCAGCTGATTCTGGAATAGGAAACAG ACCATCAACTATTTCCACTGTTAGTTACTCTCCATTCTCTTCAAGTCATGGTGGTAGACAGCGTTTCATGTCAACCAAACCAGGACTGTGTGGTTTAAACAACATTGGAAACACATGCTTTATGAATTCAACTCTGCAATGCCTCAGTAATACAACACCTCTTACAAAATTTTTCCTCT CAAATACATACAAACATGAATTGAACCCAACAAACCCTCTTGGTATGCATGGGAATATTGCAGAAGCGTATGCAGATCTAATACACAATATTTGGAGTGGCCAAAACAATTCTATCACTCCCAGACAGTTTAAG ATGGAAGTTGGTCGATTTGCACCACGGTTTTCAGGTTACCAACAGCAAGACTCTCATGAACTGTTAGCATTCCTACTTGATGGTTTGCATGAAGATTTAAATAGAGTGAAGCAAAAGCCATACATTGAACTCAAAGATGATGAAGGGAGGCCTGATGAG GTAGTAGCAGCTGAGGCATGGAAAAATCATTCCAAAAGAAACGATTCTATTATTGTTGATTATTTTCATGGACAGTTTAAATCCACTGTCGCATGTCCTGTTTGTGAGAAG AAATCGGTGACATTTGATCCGTTTTGTTATCTCTCTCTACCACTACCAATAAAGAAGGAACGCAACCACACTATCACTTTTGTTTCACTGGATTCACTCAAAAAACCACTAAGG GTTAAAGTAACAGTACCAAAACTTGGTTGTATTTCTGATCTCATTAATAGCATTGCGAAATTAACAGGAACTGATCCTGACAAG CTTATTGTGACCGATGTGTGTAATTCCACATTTCATAAAAGATTTTCAGTCAGGGATAGTTTAAGTCAAATTACTGAACGTGGCCATATCTTTGT TTATGAGATTCCTTTCAAAGTATCAAATGGTGATAACGAAGAATTATTAGTGTTACCAGTATATTTGCGAGAAATAAA aaagaatACACACCAATACTCATCAAGTAATTATACTCATTTTTTTGGAACACCACTGCTTGTACCAGTACCAAGAACATCTACTACTATAGATGACTTGTATCAGATAATTCTTCGAGCTATGAG ACGATTTGTTCAAATCCCAACTCCTGATGAAACTGAAGAAAACGAGAGAGATTCAGAAAAAGATACAGAAATAAATATCGAAAATG aAGATGAAGCAATGGAAGAGGTAGAGGAAGAATCAGATAACGAGGCGAAAATAAAACAGGAAACACTAGAAAAAGAA GATGCAGATGATACAGCTCAAAGTGAGAAacctgcaaaaaaattaaatcgttTATTCGAAATAAAAATTGTCAACTCGAATGGCTCCCATgattttcaaactttaaagtATACTGATAAAGAACCTATAAAGTTAAATT ctaaaatttattttgcaatCGACTGGAAACCTACAGTTAAGAAAACACATTACAATGGAACATTAGCCAAA GAGGTAGACTATCATCCCAGTGTTCACGCCGTTCCAGAAGCAAGGAAGACTATTCAATTGAAGGATTGTTTAGAACTGTTCTTACAACAAGAAAAGCTTGGAGAGGAGGATCCttg GTACTGTCCACAGTGCAAGGAACATCGACAAGCATTCAAAAAATTCGATTTATGGTCTTTACCTAAAATCTTGGTTATTCATCTTAAGAGATTTTCCTATAACAG GTATTGGAGAGACAAATTGGACGCCTTAGTAAATTTTCCAATTAC gCAATTAGATTTAACAGATTACGTCATAAACAAGAAACATGGTCGAGCAGTGTACGATTTGCATGCAGTTTCG AATCATTACGGAGGAATGGGTGGAGGACATT aCACAGCGTACGGAATTAATTGTTATGACGGACAATGGTATTATTTTGACGATTCTTCCGTGTCTTCATCAGATGCGTCGTCATCTGTG TCGAAAGCTGCATATGTTTTGTTCTATACAAGAAGGGACGATCCAGATAACGAAATGATGAATACAAGCGAGCTACTGACGGATGACCCTGATGTCTTCGAAAATGACGGCGAAGAAAACATGTAA
- the LOC130653826 gene encoding matrix metalloproteinase-24-like, translated as MAPNIIMHYIILIILYCLRIDAMPSRSDVLLERRNAINHLIRYGYLQNKTTIQGTFNDDNDKYTDQEFQLALLDYQRFMSIPQTGKLNKVTMETMAKPRCGVKDKTSESVNVFLTNRGKRKRRDALQHFYKYKSAKSVTYDWFISSNHLPSSNDMAAKSYTMLEYAMNKWSAVTNVNFRSRRGWVYADLVISFRKGNHNDNEPFDGLGGVIAHASRKDMEIHFDDEENWRYEETSIDFKPPKVLPDFVHAAIHEVGHILGLPHSNNTSSVMRPVMALLPSYDLHTTDVKAVQQRYGICWPERIDSIFSNSDGKTYITVGPLVYLFNDALTQVETQSWPRLAKTFFGNEFKLFDDIFLNTDGSLYFFSGGQYYHQWSGQYSNAKRIGKSNTGVVGWPGLNVDRIDAGFLHSDGKVYIFRKDLVYRWDPKAPSPFLPHAPRGQVEKGWPKKISEVFPGLPNDIDSAFRWHNDGQVYFFKGKYFYIWDEQRKKADGLYATYQWKNICDVYLCTNVSPCQSWATRS; from the exons ATGGCGCCTAATATTATCATGCATTACATCATTTTAATAATCTTGTACTGCTTACGCATCGATGCAATGCCAAGCCGATCAGACGTATTACTAGAAAGAAGGAACGCAATT AATCATCTTATTCGATATGGCTATCTTCAAAACAAAACTACAATCCAGGGAACTTTTAATGATGATAATGACAAGTACACAGACCAAGAATTTCAGCTAGCTCTTTTGGATTATCAACGTTTTATGAGTATACCACAGACTGGAAAGCTCAACAAAGTCACCATGGAAACAATGGCAAAACCAAGGTGTGGTGTAAAAGACAAAACAAGTGAAAGCGTTAATGTTTTCCTGACGAACCGTGGCAAGCGTAAAAGAAGAGACGCTctgcaacatttttacaaatataAGTCTGCGAAAAGTGTCACATATGATTGGTTCATTTCTTCTAATCATCTCCCATCATCAAATGATATGGCTGCTAAAAGCTACACAATGTTGGAATATGCTATGAACAAATGGAGCGCCGTTACCAATGTAAATTTTCGAAGTAGGCGAGGATGGGTTTACGCTGATTTGGTCATATCGTTTCGAAAAG GAAATCACAATGATAATGAGCCATTCGATGGTCTCGGTGGAGTTATTGCGCATGCGTCACGAAAAGATATGGAAATTCATTTTGACGATGAAGAAAACTGGAGGTACGAGGAAACAAGTATTGATTTCAAACCTCCAAAAGTGCTACCAGATTTTGTTCATGCTGCTATTCATGAAGTGGGGCATATACTTGGTCTGCCACATTCAAACAATACATCCTCAGTGATGCGCCCTGTAATGGCATTACTACCCAGCTATGACTTGCATACTACTGATGTCAAAGCAGTTCAGCAAAGATACG GTATATGTTGGCCGGAAAGAATTGATTCAATATTTAGCAACAGCGACGGGAAAACGTACATAACAGTGGGACCTTTAGTCTACTTGTTCAATGATGCATTAACCCAGGTGGAAACTCAATCGTGGCCTCGTCtggcaaaaactttttttggaaatgaatttaaattatttgatgATATATTTCTTAACACTGATgggtctttatattttttttcg GGTGGGCAATATTACCATCAATGGTCAGGTCAATATTCAAATGCGAAACGTATTGGTAAGTCAAATACAGGGGTTGTTGGCTGGCCTGGTTTAAACGTCGACCGAATTGACGCTGGATTTCTACACTCTGACGGCAAGGTCTATATATTCCGAAAAGATTTGGTATATCGTTGGGATCCAAAAGCTCCTTCGCCATTCCTCCCACATGCACCCAGAGGTCAAGTTGAAAAAGGGTGGCCTAAAAAAATATCCGAAGTATTTCCAGGGCTTCCGAATGATATCGATAGTGCATTTCGTTGGCACAACGACGGACAAGTGTACTTCTTTAAAGGGAAATATTTCTACATTTGGgatgaacaaagaaaaaaagctgATGGATTATATGCTACGTATCAGTGGAAAAACATCTGCGATGTTTACCTGTGCACGAATGTGTCTCCATGTCAAAGCTGGGCTACGAGGTCATAA
- the LOC130654122 gene encoding ubiquitin carboxyl-terminal hydrolase 4-like isoform X1 produces MLSTYFVRNGKLLSMSCFLCIVLFKLVVVMTVTEDNVLCDDQVIINDNTGVDINGDVDLQSDTAENIPSFQEQAKLIKSSIEETLVTGDTWYLLDIGWCAIKKSNIFTMYRYLLDIGWYKKWKQYVALAQIKKDNNEHPGPIDNSPLHQTGKSELKEGLLEGRDYKLISQTGWDHLVQWYSLSPEQEPIARKVVEHGLYIKETKVEVYLIELTLSTFRDLERVEIYNFSKANTIADAVEKTKRLFNIDANEDVRVWIKFMSNTYELLIKLENTLQDSSIKSGQMLVLEQKDDKGDWPRQTRSRSLSSSSGMNISTAADSGIGNRPSTISTVSYSPFSSSHGGRQRFMSTKPGLCGLNNIGNTCFMNSTLQCLSNTTPLTKFFLSNTYKHELNPTNPLGMHGNIAEAYADLIHNIWSGQNNSITPRQFKMEVGRFAPRFSGYQQQDSHELLAFLLDGLHEDLNRVKQKPYIELKDDEGRPDEVVAAEAWKNHSKRNDSIIVDYFHGQFKSTVACPVCEKKSVTFDPFCYLSLPLPIKKERNHTITFVSLDSLKKPLRVKVTVPKLGCISDLINSIAKLTGTDPDKLIVTDVCNSTFHKRFSVRDSLSQITERGHIFVYEIPFKVSNGDNEELLVLPVYLREIKKNTHQYSSSNYTHFFGTPLLVPVPRTSTTIDDLYQIILRAMRRFVQIPTPDETEENERDSEKDTEINIENEDEAMEEVEEESDNEAKIKQETLEKEDADDTAQSEKPAKKLNRLFEIKIVNSNGSHDFQTLKYTDKEPIKLNSKIYFAIDWKPTVKKTHYNGTLAKEVDYHPSVHAVPEARKTIQLKDCLELFLQQEKLGEEDPWYCPQCKEHRQAFKKFDLWSLPKILVIHLKRFSYNRYWRDKLDALVNFPITQLDLTDYVINKKHGRAVYDLHAVSNHYGGMGGGHYTAYGINCYDGQWYYFDDSSVSSSDASSSVSKAAYVLFYTRRDDPDNEMMNTSELLTDDPDVFENDGEENM; encoded by the exons ATGTTGTCGACGTACTTTGTACGGAACGGTAAACTTCTTTCCATGAGTTGCTTTCTTTGCATTGTATT atttAAATTAGTTGTTGTTATGACTGTGACTGAAGACAATGTACTTTGTGATGATCAAGTAATTATCAATGATAACACAGGTGTTGATATAAATGGAGATGTGGACTTGCAAAGTGATACTGCAGAAAACATACCAAGTTTTCAGGAACAAGCAAAACTGATCAAAAGCTCAATAGAGGAAACACTTGTTACGGGAGACACATG GTATCTTCTTGACATTGGCTGGTGtgctataaaaaaatcaaatatatttaCTATGTACAGGTATCTTCTTGACATTGGCTGGTACAAGAAATGGAAGCAATATGTTGCGTTAgcacaaattaaaaaagataacaatgaGCATCCGGGTCCTATTGATAACAGTCCTTTGCATCAAACTG GAAAATCAGAGTTGAAAGAAGGTCTCTTAGAAGGTAGAGATTACAAACTGATTTCACAAACTGGGTGGGATCACTTAGTGCAGTGGTATTCACTATCACCTGAGCAAGAACCTATTGCAAGAAAGGTTGTTGAGCATGGTCTttacataaaagaaacaaaagttGAAGTTTATCTGATTGAGCTGACACTTAGTACATTCAGAGATTTGGAAAGGGTTGAAATATACAACTTTAGTAAAGCTAACACAATAG CTGATGCTGTCGAAAAAACAAAACGTTTATTTAACATTGATGCAAATGAAGATGTCAGAGTTTGGATCAAGTTCATGTCAAATACATATGAACTACTAATTAAACTTGAAAATACATTACAAGATAGTAGTATTAAAAGTGGACAG ATGCTTGTCCTGGAACAGAAAGATGATAAAGGTGACTGGCCAAGACAAACAAGATCCAG GTCATTGTCATCATCATCTGGAAtgaat ATTTCAACAGCAGCTGATTCTGGAATAGGAAACAG ACCATCAACTATTTCCACTGTTAGTTACTCTCCATTCTCTTCAAGTCATGGTGGTAGACAGCGTTTCATGTCAACCAAACCAGGACTGTGTGGTTTAAACAACATTGGAAACACATGCTTTATGAATTCAACTCTGCAATGCCTCAGTAATACAACACCTCTTACAAAATTTTTCCTCT CAAATACATACAAACATGAATTGAACCCAACAAACCCTCTTGGTATGCATGGGAATATTGCAGAAGCGTATGCAGATCTAATACACAATATTTGGAGTGGCCAAAACAATTCTATCACTCCCAGACAGTTTAAG ATGGAAGTTGGTCGATTTGCACCACGGTTTTCAGGTTACCAACAGCAAGACTCTCATGAACTGTTAGCATTCCTACTTGATGGTTTGCATGAAGATTTAAATAGAGTGAAGCAAAAGCCATACATTGAACTCAAAGATGATGAAGGGAGGCCTGATGAG GTAGTAGCAGCTGAGGCATGGAAAAATCATTCCAAAAGAAACGATTCTATTATTGTTGATTATTTTCATGGACAGTTTAAATCCACTGTCGCATGTCCTGTTTGTGAGAAG AAATCGGTGACATTTGATCCGTTTTGTTATCTCTCTCTACCACTACCAATAAAGAAGGAACGCAACCACACTATCACTTTTGTTTCACTGGATTCACTCAAAAAACCACTAAGG GTTAAAGTAACAGTACCAAAACTTGGTTGTATTTCTGATCTCATTAATAGCATTGCGAAATTAACAGGAACTGATCCTGACAAG CTTATTGTGACCGATGTGTGTAATTCCACATTTCATAAAAGATTTTCAGTCAGGGATAGTTTAAGTCAAATTACTGAACGTGGCCATATCTTTGT TTATGAGATTCCTTTCAAAGTATCAAATGGTGATAACGAAGAATTATTAGTGTTACCAGTATATTTGCGAGAAATAAA aaagaatACACACCAATACTCATCAAGTAATTATACTCATTTTTTTGGAACACCACTGCTTGTACCAGTACCAAGAACATCTACTACTATAGATGACTTGTATCAGATAATTCTTCGAGCTATGAG ACGATTTGTTCAAATCCCAACTCCTGATGAAACTGAAGAAAACGAGAGAGATTCAGAAAAAGATACAGAAATAAATATCGAAAATG aAGATGAAGCAATGGAAGAGGTAGAGGAAGAATCAGATAACGAGGCGAAAATAAAACAGGAAACACTAGAAAAAGAA GATGCAGATGATACAGCTCAAAGTGAGAAacctgcaaaaaaattaaatcgttTATTCGAAATAAAAATTGTCAACTCGAATGGCTCCCATgattttcaaactttaaagtATACTGATAAAGAACCTATAAAGTTAAATT ctaaaatttattttgcaatCGACTGGAAACCTACAGTTAAGAAAACACATTACAATGGAACATTAGCCAAA GAGGTAGACTATCATCCCAGTGTTCACGCCGTTCCAGAAGCAAGGAAGACTATTCAATTGAAGGATTGTTTAGAACTGTTCTTACAACAAGAAAAGCTTGGAGAGGAGGATCCttg GTACTGTCCACAGTGCAAGGAACATCGACAAGCATTCAAAAAATTCGATTTATGGTCTTTACCTAAAATCTTGGTTATTCATCTTAAGAGATTTTCCTATAACAG GTATTGGAGAGACAAATTGGACGCCTTAGTAAATTTTCCAATTAC gCAATTAGATTTAACAGATTACGTCATAAACAAGAAACATGGTCGAGCAGTGTACGATTTGCATGCAGTTTCG AATCATTACGGAGGAATGGGTGGAGGACATT aCACAGCGTACGGAATTAATTGTTATGACGGACAATGGTATTATTTTGACGATTCTTCCGTGTCTTCATCAGATGCGTCGTCATCTGTG TCGAAAGCTGCATATGTTTTGTTCTATACAAGAAGGGACGATCCAGATAACGAAATGATGAATACAAGCGAGCTACTGACGGATGACCCTGATGTCTTCGAAAATGACGGCGAAGAAAACATGTAA
- the LOC130654122 gene encoding ubiquitin carboxyl-terminal hydrolase 15-like isoform X3 → MTNDKQMTKPWEKNKFYVFLLRLLKKMMAILNFKMLVLEQKDDKGDWPRQTRSRSLSSSSGMNISTAADSGIGNRPSTISTVSYSPFSSSHGGRQRFMSTKPGLCGLNNIGNTCFMNSTLQCLSNTTPLTKFFLSNTYKHELNPTNPLGMHGNIAEAYADLIHNIWSGQNNSITPRQFKMEVGRFAPRFSGYQQQDSHELLAFLLDGLHEDLNRVKQKPYIELKDDEGRPDEVVAAEAWKNHSKRNDSIIVDYFHGQFKSTVACPVCEKKSVTFDPFCYLSLPLPIKKERNHTITFVSLDSLKKPLRVKVTVPKLGCISDLINSIAKLTGTDPDKLIVTDVCNSTFHKRFSVRDSLSQITERGHIFVYEIPFKVSNGDNEELLVLPVYLREIKKNTHQYSSSNYTHFFGTPLLVPVPRTSTTIDDLYQIILRAMRRFVQIPTPDETEENERDSEKDTEINIENEDEAMEEVEEESDNEAKIKQETLEKEDADDTAQSEKPAKKLNRLFEIKIVNSNGSHDFQTLKYTDKEPIKLNSKIYFAIDWKPTVKKTHYNGTLAKEVDYHPSVHAVPEARKTIQLKDCLELFLQQEKLGEEDPWYCPQCKEHRQAFKKFDLWSLPKILVIHLKRFSYNRYWRDKLDALVNFPITQLDLTDYVINKKHGRAVYDLHAVSNHYGGMGGGHYTAYGINCYDGQWYYFDDSSVSSSDASSSVSKAAYVLFYTRRDDPDNEMMNTSELLTDDPDVFENDGEENM, encoded by the exons atgacCAATGACAAGCAGATGACAAAACCatgggaaaaaaataaattttatgttttcctTCTACGATTATTAAAAAAGATGATGGCGATCCTTAATTTTAAG ATGCTTGTCCTGGAACAGAAAGATGATAAAGGTGACTGGCCAAGACAAACAAGATCCAG GTCATTGTCATCATCATCTGGAAtgaat ATTTCAACAGCAGCTGATTCTGGAATAGGAAACAG ACCATCAACTATTTCCACTGTTAGTTACTCTCCATTCTCTTCAAGTCATGGTGGTAGACAGCGTTTCATGTCAACCAAACCAGGACTGTGTGGTTTAAACAACATTGGAAACACATGCTTTATGAATTCAACTCTGCAATGCCTCAGTAATACAACACCTCTTACAAAATTTTTCCTCT CAAATACATACAAACATGAATTGAACCCAACAAACCCTCTTGGTATGCATGGGAATATTGCAGAAGCGTATGCAGATCTAATACACAATATTTGGAGTGGCCAAAACAATTCTATCACTCCCAGACAGTTTAAG ATGGAAGTTGGTCGATTTGCACCACGGTTTTCAGGTTACCAACAGCAAGACTCTCATGAACTGTTAGCATTCCTACTTGATGGTTTGCATGAAGATTTAAATAGAGTGAAGCAAAAGCCATACATTGAACTCAAAGATGATGAAGGGAGGCCTGATGAG GTAGTAGCAGCTGAGGCATGGAAAAATCATTCCAAAAGAAACGATTCTATTATTGTTGATTATTTTCATGGACAGTTTAAATCCACTGTCGCATGTCCTGTTTGTGAGAAG AAATCGGTGACATTTGATCCGTTTTGTTATCTCTCTCTACCACTACCAATAAAGAAGGAACGCAACCACACTATCACTTTTGTTTCACTGGATTCACTCAAAAAACCACTAAGG GTTAAAGTAACAGTACCAAAACTTGGTTGTATTTCTGATCTCATTAATAGCATTGCGAAATTAACAGGAACTGATCCTGACAAG CTTATTGTGACCGATGTGTGTAATTCCACATTTCATAAAAGATTTTCAGTCAGGGATAGTTTAAGTCAAATTACTGAACGTGGCCATATCTTTGT TTATGAGATTCCTTTCAAAGTATCAAATGGTGATAACGAAGAATTATTAGTGTTACCAGTATATTTGCGAGAAATAAA aaagaatACACACCAATACTCATCAAGTAATTATACTCATTTTTTTGGAACACCACTGCTTGTACCAGTACCAAGAACATCTACTACTATAGATGACTTGTATCAGATAATTCTTCGAGCTATGAG ACGATTTGTTCAAATCCCAACTCCTGATGAAACTGAAGAAAACGAGAGAGATTCAGAAAAAGATACAGAAATAAATATCGAAAATG aAGATGAAGCAATGGAAGAGGTAGAGGAAGAATCAGATAACGAGGCGAAAATAAAACAGGAAACACTAGAAAAAGAA GATGCAGATGATACAGCTCAAAGTGAGAAacctgcaaaaaaattaaatcgttTATTCGAAATAAAAATTGTCAACTCGAATGGCTCCCATgattttcaaactttaaagtATACTGATAAAGAACCTATAAAGTTAAATT ctaaaatttattttgcaatCGACTGGAAACCTACAGTTAAGAAAACACATTACAATGGAACATTAGCCAAA GAGGTAGACTATCATCCCAGTGTTCACGCCGTTCCAGAAGCAAGGAAGACTATTCAATTGAAGGATTGTTTAGAACTGTTCTTACAACAAGAAAAGCTTGGAGAGGAGGATCCttg GTACTGTCCACAGTGCAAGGAACATCGACAAGCATTCAAAAAATTCGATTTATGGTCTTTACCTAAAATCTTGGTTATTCATCTTAAGAGATTTTCCTATAACAG GTATTGGAGAGACAAATTGGACGCCTTAGTAAATTTTCCAATTAC gCAATTAGATTTAACAGATTACGTCATAAACAAGAAACATGGTCGAGCAGTGTACGATTTGCATGCAGTTTCG AATCATTACGGAGGAATGGGTGGAGGACATT aCACAGCGTACGGAATTAATTGTTATGACGGACAATGGTATTATTTTGACGATTCTTCCGTGTCTTCATCAGATGCGTCGTCATCTGTG TCGAAAGCTGCATATGTTTTGTTCTATACAAGAAGGGACGATCCAGATAACGAAATGATGAATACAAGCGAGCTACTGACGGATGACCCTGATGTCTTCGAAAATGACGGCGAAGAAAACATGTAA
- the LOC130654123 gene encoding uncharacterized protein LOC130654123 — translation MDSDSETEHVTRRKLNNFIEVTKTTGEIVLYKYLKESEEQESLENVSLTAATIENVQSSMSPAINEPIVETSAGIDVDFSSSDGGMRNVSLAATNALNSL, via the exons ATGGACAGTGATTCGGAAACGGAACATGTGACAAGGAGAAAGTTGAACAACTTTATCGag GTTACAAAAACTACTGGAGAAATAGTTctttacaaatatttaaaagaatcaGAGGAACAAGAATCACTCGAAAACGTTAGTTTGACAGCAGCAACTATCGAAAACGTCCAATCTTCAATGTCACCTGCTATTAATGAACCAATAGTTGAAACATCGGCTGGTATTGATGTTGACTTCTCAAGCTCTGATGGCGGAATGAGAAATGTTTCTCTGGCAGCAACTAACGCGCTGAATTCTCTATAG